The following proteins are co-located in the Polystyrenella longa genome:
- a CDS encoding putative sulfate exporter family transporter: MSETPSGQTPSSNDSPSEEIVTTAGTPSWSDLYRKEDWWAIWLGAIILTVSFLAVYAARPADVVEQSARIDTLRSEIRELKEADTPDTEAIQAKRDEVVLIEKSIAPNPVKPWLTKLQKWESSPLDAFYSPGKTDDDAPTSIVPAILVVFFVSALLFGLGIQCMDGKGAAFLRAFPVIFLLAILSYVLASQASIKAAGIEYPLWALLVGLLISNTIGTPAWLKPGVKTEFYIKTGLVLLGAKILLERLLILGVPGVFVAWVVTPIVLVSTYMIGQRVLKISSKSLNMTISADMSVCGVSAAIATAAACRAKKEELSLAIGLSLAFTAIMMFVMPIIIKALGMSEVLGGAWMGGTIDATGAVAAAGSLLGPLAEEVAITVKMIQNILIGVIAFFVAIYWVIKVEPRSATGAIDGPQPTVWEIWYRFPKFVLGFIGASLVFSYLAATLPAGDTLITSMYKGSSDVLRGWFFCLAFVSIGLETNFKELAGLIEGGKPLVLYLIGQSINLALTLFMAWLMFEVIFKDSIASMLG, encoded by the coding sequence ATGTCTGAAACACCCTCTGGCCAAACCCCCTCCTCTAACGACTCTCCCTCTGAAGAAATCGTAACCACGGCGGGAACGCCTTCCTGGAGTGATCTCTATCGTAAAGAGGACTGGTGGGCGATCTGGTTGGGGGCAATCATTCTGACGGTCAGCTTTCTCGCGGTGTATGCCGCCCGGCCCGCCGATGTGGTCGAGCAGTCCGCTCGGATCGACACGCTCCGCTCCGAGATTCGGGAACTCAAAGAAGCCGACACGCCGGACACGGAGGCGATCCAGGCGAAACGGGACGAGGTTGTCTTGATCGAAAAATCAATCGCCCCCAACCCGGTGAAACCGTGGCTGACGAAGCTCCAAAAATGGGAGTCGTCCCCACTTGACGCGTTCTACAGTCCTGGCAAAACAGACGACGATGCACCCACAAGCATTGTACCCGCCATCCTGGTTGTCTTTTTTGTCAGTGCCCTGCTCTTTGGTCTCGGAATTCAATGCATGGATGGGAAAGGGGCCGCATTCCTGCGTGCGTTTCCCGTGATCTTTCTACTCGCGATTCTGTCCTACGTTCTCGCGTCACAGGCATCGATCAAAGCGGCTGGCATCGAATACCCACTCTGGGCCTTGCTGGTCGGTTTATTGATCAGTAACACCATCGGCACCCCCGCCTGGCTGAAACCGGGGGTGAAGACCGAGTTCTACATTAAAACCGGTCTAGTTCTGCTGGGTGCGAAAATCCTGCTGGAGCGACTGTTAATCCTCGGGGTACCGGGAGTCTTCGTCGCCTGGGTCGTGACCCCCATCGTGCTGGTCTCGACTTATATGATTGGGCAGCGTGTCTTAAAGATCAGTTCCAAAAGTTTGAACATGACGATCTCGGCCGACATGTCGGTCTGTGGAGTCTCGGCCGCCATTGCGACCGCCGCCGCCTGCCGGGCAAAGAAGGAAGAGCTTTCGCTTGCCATTGGCCTCTCGCTCGCCTTCACCGCGATCATGATGTTCGTGATGCCCATCATCATCAAGGCGCTGGGAATGAGTGAAGTCCTGGGAGGCGCCTGGATGGGAGGAACGATTGACGCCACCGGTGCCGTCGCCGCAGCCGGTTCCCTGCTTGGTCCCCTGGCAGAAGAAGTCGCCATCACGGTTAAGATGATCCAGAACATTCTGATTGGCGTGATTGCCTTCTTCGTCGCGATCTACTGGGTCATTAAAGTCGAGCCTCGCAGTGCAACCGGAGCGATTGACGGACCTCAACCCACTGTTTGGGAAATCTGGTACCGCTTCCCGAAATTCGTACTCGGGTTCATCGGCGCTTCGCTCGTCTTCTCGTACCTGGCCGCCACTTTGCCTGCGGGCGACACGCTGATCACCAGCATGTACAAAGGGAGCAGCGACGTCCTGCGCGGCTGGTTCTTCTGCCTCGCGTTCGTCAGCATCGGCCTGGAGACCAACTTCAAAGAGCTGGCCGGACTCATCGAAGGAGGCAAACCGCTGGTCCTCTACCTCATCGGCCAATCCATCAACCTGGCCCTCACCCTCTTCATGGCCTGGCTCATGTTTGAAGTCATCTTCAAAGACTCGATAGCGTCGATGCTGGGGTAA
- a CDS encoding PSP1 C-terminal domain-containing protein, whose amino-acid sequence MSTASTEVALQVLIRYGTISQVERCTVMTAEAIPRGANVVVQTERGEELAELLQSVPEGQQASEDEAAGTLLLRIATEEEVTQARKLTEKCEEEFPLWQKRIEDWKLQLELIDLERTLDDSLLILYVLNDRGPDCTKLALRVSAEGLGNVKVQPVDADGPVAVTAAVGTGTCSSGGSCGCR is encoded by the coding sequence ATGAGTACGGCAAGCACAGAAGTCGCACTACAAGTCCTGATACGTTACGGGACGATCTCGCAAGTCGAACGTTGCACCGTGATGACGGCAGAGGCGATTCCTCGCGGTGCGAACGTAGTGGTGCAAACGGAGCGGGGTGAGGAACTGGCTGAACTGCTGCAATCAGTGCCTGAAGGCCAACAGGCTTCCGAAGACGAAGCTGCGGGTACGCTACTGCTCAGAATTGCGACCGAAGAAGAAGTTACACAGGCTCGGAAGCTGACTGAAAAATGCGAAGAGGAATTCCCTCTATGGCAAAAACGAATTGAAGATTGGAAACTGCAGCTGGAATTGATCGATCTGGAACGGACGTTGGATGATTCGCTGCTGATCCTGTATGTACTGAATGACCGTGGACCGGACTGTACGAAACTGGCGTTACGCGTCTCGGCCGAGGGACTCGGGAATGTCAAAGTGCAACCTGTCGATGCGGACGGCCCTGTCGCGGTAACGGCGGCTGTCGGCACCGGTACCTGCTCTTCCGGCGGTAGCTGTGGTTGCCGGTAG
- a CDS encoding glycosyltransferase family 2 protein: MQKLSIIIPLFNEEESLRELHDEIAAVATEHNLQFEIIMIDDGSTDRSWEIVQELAAKDERVNGIRFRTNFGKAAALMAGMRAASGRILMMMDADLQDDPAEIPRMLELIDQGYDVVNGWKERRLDPWHKVYPSKVFNWMVSKLNGLDLHDHNCGLKMFRSEVASELRIYGELHRFIAVLAHSRGFKVAELSVHHRSRQFGQSKYGIRRFLRGFLDLLTVKFLTGYGYRPQHMLGAFGLGAFSIGSVGLLFLLGVWILTNILGLDFAPIGNRPLLAYSVAFTLLGAQALTLGLLAELIVAYTGRESQTYSVSERTSPVTNMPTPATDGE, translated from the coding sequence ATGCAAAAACTTTCGATCATCATTCCGTTGTTTAACGAAGAAGAAAGTCTGCGCGAATTACACGACGAAATCGCCGCAGTGGCTACCGAGCATAACCTGCAATTTGAAATCATCATGATCGATGACGGTTCCACCGATCGGTCGTGGGAAATCGTGCAGGAACTAGCGGCCAAAGATGAACGTGTAAACGGCATTCGTTTTCGCACGAACTTCGGTAAAGCAGCGGCACTCATGGCCGGTATGCGTGCCGCTTCGGGCCGTATCCTGATGATGATGGACGCCGACTTACAGGACGACCCAGCCGAGATTCCCCGCATGCTGGAGTTAATCGATCAGGGATACGATGTCGTCAATGGATGGAAGGAACGTCGCCTCGATCCGTGGCACAAAGTCTATCCCAGTAAAGTCTTCAACTGGATGGTCAGTAAACTGAACGGACTCGACCTCCATGACCATAACTGCGGTTTGAAAATGTTCCGCTCGGAAGTCGCTTCCGAACTTCGCATCTACGGCGAATTGCACCGGTTTATCGCCGTGCTGGCCCACTCGCGCGGGTTCAAAGTGGCCGAACTTTCCGTGCACCATCGCTCTCGTCAATTCGGTCAGTCCAAATATGGTATTCGACGTTTCCTGCGAGGGTTCCTGGATTTGCTGACCGTCAAATTCCTGACCGGCTACGGTTATCGCCCCCAACATATGCTGGGCGCATTCGGTCTGGGTGCCTTTTCGATTGGCTCTGTCGGCCTGCTTTTTCTGCTAGGCGTTTGGATTCTCACGAATATTCTGGGCTTAGACTTCGCCCCCATTGGAAACCGGCCCCTGCTCGCCTACTCTGTCGCCTTCACGCTGCTCGGAGCTCAAGCGCTCACCCTGGGTCTGCTTGCGGAATTGATCGTCGCCTACACCGGCCGCGAATCGCAAACCTACAGCGTCTCCGAACGGACGTCTCCCGTTACCAACATGCCAACCCCCGCAACCGATGGAGAATAG
- the fliS gene encoding flagellar export chaperone FliS: protein MNPANEYLENRVMTATPEQLHLMVVDGAIRKAKQSHIAMEANDYEAAHYTLNESRDFVMEIITGMKYAGDSELILHLKSLFAFVYKRLVEADMERSLGHIAEALEVLEHHRDTWMRLCEEVQLQKKGATTHELNGPHGWVS from the coding sequence ATGAATCCTGCAAACGAATATCTTGAAAATCGTGTCATGACTGCCACGCCGGAGCAATTGCACCTGATGGTTGTTGACGGTGCGATCAGAAAAGCGAAACAGTCCCATATAGCGATGGAAGCCAACGATTATGAAGCGGCTCATTACACATTGAACGAAAGCCGGGATTTCGTGATGGAGATCATCACCGGCATGAAGTATGCGGGCGATTCCGAATTGATCCTGCATCTGAAATCGCTGTTTGCTTTTGTGTATAAGCGGTTAGTAGAAGCGGATATGGAGCGTTCTTTAGGTCATATTGCGGAGGCTCTCGAGGTATTAGAGCATCACCGCGATACCTGGATGCGACTTTGTGAAGAAGTTCAATTGCAAAAAAAGGGAGCTACCACTCATGAGCTCAATGGTCCGCACGGTTGGGTTTCGTAA
- a CDS encoding glycosyltransferase family 4 protein yields the protein MAYSFLLDNLDLGIATTLALGMTWLACRLAIPLAQNFRWFDQPDGKRKLHQAPVPLLGGMSILVGLSVSVLLTHSLGIFPFEIPTSQWLGLGITSLLLCGLGLYDDLHHLRPKHKLVCQILAILPYLILCPVIPSIQLLGVTVSLGSVGWLFTGLFLIAAINALNLIDGVDGLAGTVSLIVFIAAAIHATLIGSSDVATLLMIASGSLAGFLIHNWAPARIYLGDSGSHLLGFWVGAFALVSSTKTVTGLTLSVPIVLLSLPAFDTALAILRRMLIQRSIAEPDRLHIHHQLLNRGFSPAQVTTCIAALSGLMAGFTLAGSYLQWEWLSWTGCGLVLAAAIGTKLGGAEELKLLKEWWAGTLEPIVTEEELQAPRLEQTTKPEPLPTQPQAEKQVA from the coding sequence TTGGCATACTCTTTCCTCCTCGACAATCTCGATCTGGGCATCGCCACCACACTGGCGCTGGGAATGACCTGGCTCGCCTGTCGCTTGGCGATTCCGCTCGCGCAGAACTTCCGTTGGTTTGACCAACCTGATGGCAAACGGAAGTTGCACCAAGCCCCCGTTCCTCTTCTCGGTGGAATGAGCATCCTTGTCGGATTATCAGTCTCTGTGCTGTTAACGCATTCTCTGGGTATTTTCCCCTTTGAAATTCCGACCAGCCAATGGTTGGGCCTGGGGATAACCTCTCTTCTGCTTTGTGGTCTCGGACTGTATGACGACCTGCATCATTTACGCCCCAAACACAAACTGGTCTGCCAGATTCTGGCGATTCTCCCTTACCTGATTCTTTGCCCGGTGATCCCGTCCATTCAATTATTGGGCGTCACGGTCTCTCTTGGTTCGGTCGGTTGGTTATTCACGGGACTCTTTCTGATTGCGGCGATCAACGCCCTGAACCTCATTGATGGCGTCGATGGTCTGGCGGGCACTGTCAGTTTGATCGTCTTCATTGCCGCTGCAATTCACGCCACGTTAATCGGTTCGAGTGACGTCGCCACGCTGTTAATGATTGCAAGTGGCAGCCTGGCCGGTTTTCTGATTCACAACTGGGCCCCTGCCCGGATTTATCTGGGCGACTCGGGAAGTCATCTGCTCGGGTTCTGGGTCGGTGCCTTCGCACTCGTCAGCTCCACCAAGACGGTCACAGGCCTGACCTTGTCCGTTCCCATCGTGCTGCTCAGCTTGCCTGCCTTTGATACCGCCCTCGCCATCTTGCGACGAATGTTAATCCAGCGGAGCATTGCGGAACCCGATCGCCTCCACATTCATCACCAGTTATTGAACCGGGGGTTCTCACCCGCTCAGGTCACGACGTGCATCGCTGCGCTTTCCGGGTTGATGGCAGGCTTTACGCTCGCAGGGTCTTACTTGCAATGGGAGTGGCTTTCCTGGACTGGCTGCGGCCTGGTTCTCGCCGCGGCCATCGGAACTAAATTAGGCGGAGCGGAAGAACTGAAACTGCTCAAAGAATGGTGGGCGGGAACATTAGAACCTATCGTCACAGAAGAAGAACTACAGGCCCCCAGACTCGAACAAACCACCAAACCCGAGCCACTCCCCACCCAACCTCAAGCCGAAAAACAAGTGGCGTAG
- the fliD gene encoding flagellar filament capping protein FliD, with translation MSGISSSVGLISGINSADLVDQLMSLERLKVDRLESRVTTFESTQNGIELLESNLSVFEGMFTSLSTKTTHEQIKTTVSDTAQMTVTTSGLDAIGNYSLQTLQLSDNDQYRSKGYSDRDSSTLGTGSITIASDGFLNEPTLIEELNGGAGIRRGSFEITDRSGAKAEIDISDAYTVDEILTAINSAEEIDVEAFAEGDKLVLRDRTGSTTSNLIVKDLKGGGAAADLGIVGSVSADKISGSSIFELTADFKLSALNDGNGLRLDSGTEDLVITLTDDTVINIDLEDVTNIQSFLNAINDHEDNGGKVLASFENERFKLEDLSGGGGSSSFQVENGANSEVLAQLGLDVTESGGVITSRKLTGGMNSVLLRNLNGGSGIGTLGTLDLTDRAGNTATVDLSNAESLDEVLTAINDAETGGGTKLQIRAYVNSDGTGITIEDFSGATDSNLVVADSGGGTIAADLNIAVDAAETSVESGALNLQYANAATKLSDFTQNDALSTGSIRVTDAAGRDFTVSVSSSVTDIGDLIERVALEQGDITGSAEVLLSNLNGGEGAGTLGSIDVTDRSGKTATLDLSGATTLDDVITAINNAQDAGLNDLSLEARINSAGTGIIIEDNSGATASNLVIADVGGSTLAAELNITVDAAQKSINSGDLNHQSVRVQLNEFGDGFTLVDYSGGAGDLEVEEIDSDTAEDLGILGSGTTGGDGRSQIQARLSTVIEVEADDTLDDILAKLGSDTRNATANIFNSGSNFNPFHLNISSENGAENRLVINTSGIDFKFDQTSVAKDARLRLGEEASTGFVLSSNDNTFDDVAGFLDVTVTKVATTVSEVTVTRNTNSIKSQLQTFVSAFNSLVDTTNQLTKFDIEENSKGILQGSGLVLRIRQRMDSLISKTFGSNTAVKDLSQLGITFTEGGKVAFDAAKFDSIIASNPDDVRDFFLNETRGFAKSGTSVVESVTGDQGAATLEKEALQNSIDDLNTRIEQLDEILAVRKQRLLIQFVNMENILGDLQSQQQTLTQIATLSKS, from the coding sequence ATGTCTGGTATATCTTCATCTGTCGGCTTGATCAGTGGAATTAACAGCGCTGATCTTGTAGACCAATTGATGAGTCTGGAACGCCTGAAGGTGGACCGGCTGGAGTCGCGCGTCACGACTTTCGAGTCGACGCAAAACGGAATTGAATTACTGGAATCGAACCTGTCTGTCTTTGAAGGCATGTTCACCAGCCTTAGTACCAAAACAACTCACGAGCAGATTAAGACTACCGTGAGCGATACTGCTCAGATGACGGTGACGACGTCCGGGTTGGATGCGATCGGCAATTATTCGCTGCAAACGCTCCAGCTGAGTGATAACGATCAATATCGATCCAAAGGGTACTCCGATCGCGATTCGAGCACGCTGGGGACAGGCAGCATCACGATTGCCTCCGATGGGTTTCTGAATGAACCAACATTGATCGAGGAATTAAACGGCGGTGCAGGCATTCGCCGGGGTAGCTTTGAAATTACCGATCGCAGTGGAGCTAAAGCGGAGATCGATATCTCCGATGCTTATACGGTTGATGAGATACTGACGGCCATCAATAGCGCCGAAGAAATTGATGTGGAAGCCTTCGCGGAAGGGGACAAGCTGGTCCTCCGCGATCGTACCGGAAGTACGACCAGTAATCTGATCGTCAAGGACTTGAAGGGAGGAGGAGCGGCTGCTGACTTGGGAATCGTGGGCTCGGTCAGTGCTGATAAAATAAGCGGATCATCCATTTTCGAACTGACGGCTGATTTCAAACTGTCCGCCTTGAACGATGGAAATGGCCTGCGGCTGGATTCAGGGACGGAGGATCTGGTCATCACGTTAACGGACGATACGGTAATCAATATTGACCTCGAAGATGTTACCAATATTCAAAGTTTCCTGAATGCAATTAATGATCATGAGGATAATGGAGGCAAAGTGCTGGCCTCGTTTGAGAACGAACGCTTCAAGCTGGAAGACCTTTCTGGCGGTGGTGGAAGCAGTAGTTTTCAGGTGGAGAATGGGGCGAATTCCGAAGTTCTCGCGCAGCTAGGACTCGATGTGACCGAGAGCGGGGGCGTCATTACCAGCCGCAAACTGACCGGTGGGATGAATTCGGTCCTGCTGCGAAATCTCAATGGGGGATCGGGAATCGGAACGTTGGGGACTCTCGACTTGACCGACCGCGCAGGGAATACGGCAACGGTCGATTTATCCAACGCTGAATCGCTCGATGAAGTATTAACTGCCATCAATGATGCTGAAACGGGTGGCGGGACCAAGCTGCAGATTCGCGCTTATGTTAATAGCGACGGAACGGGTATCACGATTGAAGATTTCTCGGGAGCGACCGATTCCAATCTGGTTGTTGCGGATTCCGGCGGAGGAACAATCGCGGCTGATTTAAATATCGCCGTCGATGCGGCAGAGACTTCCGTCGAGTCGGGAGCTTTGAATTTGCAATATGCCAACGCTGCTACCAAATTAAGTGATTTCACTCAGAACGATGCTCTCTCGACAGGCAGTATAAGGGTAACCGATGCGGCGGGCCGTGATTTCACCGTCTCTGTCAGTTCGAGCGTGACCGATATTGGTGACTTGATCGAACGTGTTGCATTGGAGCAAGGGGATATCACAGGCAGTGCCGAAGTCTTGCTTTCCAATTTAAATGGTGGGGAAGGTGCAGGAACTCTGGGTTCCATTGATGTGACCGACCGGTCGGGCAAGACGGCAACGCTCGACCTCTCCGGGGCGACTACACTGGACGACGTTATTACGGCCATCAACAACGCGCAAGACGCCGGGCTAAATGATCTTTCTCTGGAAGCACGTATTAACAGTGCGGGGACGGGGATCATTATTGAGGATAACTCGGGGGCGACGGCCAGCAATCTGGTCATTGCCGATGTGGGTGGCTCCACCCTGGCAGCGGAATTGAACATCACTGTTGATGCCGCGCAGAAATCGATTAACAGCGGCGACTTGAATCATCAGTCTGTTCGCGTTCAGCTCAACGAGTTCGGCGACGGTTTTACACTGGTTGACTACTCGGGTGGTGCGGGCGATCTGGAAGTAGAAGAAATCGATTCGGATACCGCCGAAGACCTGGGCATTCTTGGTTCAGGGACGACTGGAGGGGATGGCCGATCGCAGATTCAGGCCCGTCTTTCCACAGTTATCGAAGTGGAGGCGGATGATACACTGGACGATATTCTCGCTAAACTGGGTTCAGATACTCGTAATGCGACAGCTAATATTTTCAACAGTGGTTCGAATTTCAATCCGTTCCATTTGAATATCAGTTCCGAGAATGGTGCAGAGAACCGGCTGGTGATTAATACCTCTGGTATCGATTTCAAGTTTGATCAAACGAGTGTTGCTAAGGATGCCCGATTACGTCTGGGGGAAGAAGCGAGTACAGGATTTGTACTTTCGTCGAACGATAATACTTTCGACGACGTTGCTGGATTTCTGGACGTGACGGTAACCAAAGTCGCCACGACAGTGAGCGAAGTGACGGTGACACGAAATACCAACAGTATCAAGTCGCAGTTGCAAACGTTCGTCAGCGCGTTTAACTCTCTCGTGGATACGACGAATCAACTGACCAAGTTCGATATTGAAGAAAACTCAAAAGGGATTTTACAGGGAAGTGGCCTGGTGCTGCGAATTCGTCAGCGAATGGATTCCCTGATCAGCAAAACCTTTGGTTCTAATACAGCGGTCAAAGACCTGTCCCAACTGGGAATTACCTTTACGGAAGGTGGGAAGGTTGCTTTTGATGCTGCCAAGTTCGATTCCATCATCGCTTCCAATCCGGATGATGTTCGAGACTTCTTCCTGAATGAAACCAGAGGGTTTGCGAAATCGGGAACGAGCGTGGTTGAGTCAGTAACGGGAGATCAGGGAGCCGCCACTCTGGAAAAAGAGGCGCTTCAAAATTCAATCGACGACCTGAATACTCGAATCGAACAACTCGACGAAATTCTCGCGGTTCGTAAACAGCGTTTGCTGATCCAGTTCGTCAACATGGAGAACATTCTGGGCGATCTCCAGTCGCAACAACAGACGTTAACCCAGATCGCGACGCTCAGTAAATCTTGA
- a CDS encoding lysylphosphatidylglycerol synthase transmembrane domain-containing protein, with product MSEESPPTIAPSSIPNKRLLFAMLKWGLCLLVLVFVIYQGYQLSSKEELSELHIDYSWLLLAGIVYLAGWMPSVWFWRALMRSCGADVPWRPTIRAYYCGHLGKYVPGKAMVLVIRTALVKKHCPPALAAITATCETLMMMGTGLVVVGSLFPLVFTMEQQSRLPAFLQPLIIHPWLLPALVIGTTLLLLPLIARMVTVVSRKMTPPEYQLEQPIHIRTLLLFRGLFLFGVCWITLGISLGLVLKSLQPDLSLLEHFWTFVAASAVATSIGFLALFAPGGVGVREGLLMWSLAAIPEISPAQAVAAAVLLRLVWLTFEILAAVGLYYSGNKSSLTSN from the coding sequence ATGTCTGAAGAATCCCCTCCCACCATCGCCCCCTCGTCCATTCCGAACAAGCGATTGCTTTTCGCGATGTTGAAATGGGGGCTCTGCTTGCTTGTACTGGTCTTCGTAATCTACCAGGGCTACCAACTCAGCAGCAAAGAAGAACTGAGCGAGTTACACATCGACTATAGTTGGCTACTCCTCGCCGGTATCGTCTATCTCGCTGGCTGGATGCCTTCAGTTTGGTTCTGGCGTGCGTTGATGCGATCCTGCGGAGCAGATGTCCCTTGGAGACCGACAATCCGAGCCTATTACTGTGGTCATCTCGGAAAGTATGTTCCGGGCAAAGCGATGGTGCTTGTCATCCGAACCGCCCTCGTCAAGAAACATTGCCCTCCTGCTCTGGCCGCAATTACCGCCACCTGTGAAACATTAATGATGATGGGAACTGGCTTGGTAGTGGTCGGGAGTCTATTTCCGTTGGTCTTTACGATGGAGCAACAATCGCGCCTGCCGGCATTTCTGCAACCACTCATCATTCACCCCTGGTTGCTGCCTGCACTGGTCATTGGAACGACTCTATTGCTGCTTCCATTAATCGCCCGGATGGTGACGGTGGTTAGTCGCAAAATGACACCCCCGGAATACCAGCTCGAACAGCCTATTCATATTCGGACCTTACTGCTGTTTCGGGGTCTGTTTCTGTTTGGCGTCTGCTGGATTACCCTCGGAATCAGCCTGGGACTCGTCCTCAAAAGCTTGCAACCCGATTTATCTTTGCTTGAGCATTTCTGGACTTTTGTGGCCGCCTCTGCCGTGGCAACTTCCATCGGGTTTCTGGCTCTCTTTGCTCCGGGCGGTGTTGGTGTGCGGGAAGGTCTTCTGATGTGGAGCCTCGCTGCCATCCCGGAAATCAGCCCAGCCCAGGCAGTTGCCGCCGCTGTTTTGCTCCGGTTGGTCTGGTTAACTTTTGAAATCCTCGCTGCGGTTGGCTTATACTATAGTGGTAATAAGTCCTCGCTCACGTCGAACTGA
- a CDS encoding class I SAM-dependent methyltransferase has product MSFYKKNEHAWDQLAVQRSQFTRLATDEECAAPLKTLDSRGWLPESVVGKKVLCLASGGGWQSILYACAGAEVTVVDLSSHMLQLDRQEADRRDLNVTIVQTSMDDLSMLEDDQFDIVHQPVSTCYVSDLLKVYEQIARVSRTGAIYISQHKQPTSLQISHRDAQDRYVLGLEYYQRGALPPVEDKSYREKGATEFLHRWEDLVGGLCRTGFVLEDLREPCRADYSAPAGHFRHRGRYVAPYVRLKARRLPREVETHTTRKQLWTPE; this is encoded by the coding sequence ATGTCGTTTTACAAGAAGAATGAGCACGCCTGGGACCAGCTCGCTGTGCAGCGAAGCCAGTTCACCCGTCTCGCTACAGACGAAGAATGTGCTGCACCGCTGAAAACCTTGGACAGCCGGGGTTGGTTACCCGAATCGGTCGTCGGTAAGAAAGTCCTTTGTCTCGCCTCGGGGGGCGGCTGGCAGTCGATCCTGTATGCCTGTGCCGGCGCCGAAGTGACAGTCGTCGATTTGAGCAGTCACATGTTGCAACTCGATCGACAGGAAGCTGATCGTCGTGATTTGAACGTGACCATCGTGCAGACCTCGATGGATGATCTCTCCATGCTGGAAGATGATCAGTTTGATATTGTTCATCAACCGGTGAGCACCTGTTACGTCTCCGATCTGCTTAAGGTCTACGAACAAATTGCCCGCGTCTCTCGTACAGGCGCGATCTATATCAGCCAGCACAAACAACCCACAAGCTTGCAGATCTCTCACCGTGACGCGCAGGATCGCTATGTCCTGGGGCTTGAGTATTACCAGCGCGGGGCGCTTCCCCCTGTTGAAGATAAGAGCTACCGAGAAAAAGGAGCGACCGAGTTCCTGCATCGTTGGGAAGATCTGGTCGGTGGTTTATGCCGCACCGGTTTTGTCCTGGAAGACCTACGGGAACCTTGCCGCGCCGACTACAGCGCCCCCGCCGGGCACTTCCGCCATCGAGGCCGGTACGTCGCCCCCTACGTCCGCTTAAAAGCAAGACGCCTTCCCCGAGAAGTGGAAACGCATACCACCCGCAAACAATTGTGGACCCCGGAATAG
- a CDS encoding sugar phosphate isomerase/epimerase family protein has product MGRPVTLFTGQWADLPLEELCRKAREFGYDGLELACWGDHFEVDKAISDDTYCSRKRELLEKYDLQLFAISNHLVGQAVCDNIDERHQAILPEYVWGDGNPAGVRERAIEEMKNTARAARKLNVKTVNGFTGSSIWHLIYDFPPTPASMIDAGYQLFADLWNPIMDVFGECGVKFGLEVHPGEIGFDIYSAERTLQAIDRREEFGFNFDPSHLIWQGIDPVEFIRYFPDRIYHVHMKDASVTLNGRSGILASHIRFGDPRRGWDFRSVGRGGVRFEEIIRALNAVKYNGPLSVEWEDSGMNRDQGAKEAADFCHNVDFQPSDVDFDAAFGD; this is encoded by the coding sequence ATGGGCAGACCCGTCACACTTTTTACCGGTCAGTGGGCCGATCTTCCGTTGGAGGAACTGTGTCGTAAAGCTCGTGAGTTTGGGTATGATGGGCTCGAACTTGCCTGCTGGGGTGACCATTTTGAAGTCGACAAAGCGATCTCAGATGACACGTACTGCTCGCGTAAGCGGGAACTGCTCGAAAAATACGACCTGCAATTGTTCGCCATTTCCAATCACCTGGTAGGACAGGCTGTTTGCGATAACATCGACGAACGCCACCAGGCCATCCTGCCCGAATATGTCTGGGGTGATGGTAACCCAGCTGGTGTGCGCGAGCGGGCCATTGAAGAAATGAAAAACACCGCACGGGCGGCGCGCAAGTTGAACGTGAAGACGGTGAACGGGTTCACCGGTTCCAGCATCTGGCATCTCATTTACGACTTCCCTCCGACACCCGCGTCCATGATCGACGCCGGTTACCAACTCTTCGCGGACCTGTGGAATCCAATCATGGATGTCTTCGGCGAATGTGGTGTGAAGTTCGGGCTCGAAGTTCATCCAGGTGAAATCGGCTTTGATATTTATTCCGCCGAACGGACTTTGCAGGCGATTGATCGTCGTGAAGAGTTTGGTTTCAACTTCGATCCGAGCCATCTGATTTGGCAAGGGATTGATCCGGTCGAATTTATCCGCTACTTCCCGGATCGCATTTATCACGTCCACATGAAAGACGCTTCAGTTACGTTAAACGGTCGCAGCGGGATTCTGGCAAGCCACATTCGCTTTGGTGATCCCCGTCGTGGTTGGGATTTCCGTAGCGTCGGTCGAGGTGGTGTTCGCTTTGAAGAAATCATTCGTGCGCTCAACGCGGTCAAATACAATGGCCCTCTTTCGGTGGAATGGGAAGACTCGGGAATGAACCGGGATCAAGGGGCTAAAGAAGCAGCTGACTTCTGCCACAACGTCGACTTCCAACCTTCCGATGTCGATTTCGACGCCGCCTTTGGCGACTGA